GACGAACTTGGCGCCATCGCCGCCGGTCTCAACCAGATGCTCGTCCAGATCGAGACCCTGCATGGGTCGCTGCAGCGGCGAGTGGCCGACGCGACCAATGAGCTGAGCGCACGGAACCGTGACCTGGTGGACATGTACCAGCAGATGTTCCGGCTGCGCGAAGAACTCGGCCGCACACAGCAGCTGGCGGCCGTCGGCGAAACCGCGTCGGTGGTGGCCCACCAGGTCGGGACGCCGCTGAACCTGATCTCTGGTCACATCCAGGTGCTGATCGAGGAGCAGGGGCCGGACTCGCCGGTCACCAGGCGCCTGCAAATTGCCGAAGAGCAGATCCGCAAGGTCACGGCGACCGTCAGGGGGTTGCTGGCCCGGTCGCGCCACCCCATCGAGCGCGAGATGGTCGACCTGGCCGCCTTGATCCGCCGGATGTGCACCCTGATCCAACCCGCGATCGAGGCAGCTAGCATCGCACTCACGCTCGACTGCGACGTGGTGCCGGGCGTCCAGGCCGATGCGCTCCAGTTGGAATTGGCCCTGCTCAATCTCATCAGTAACGCCCTCGACGCCATGCCGTCAGGAGGCCAGCTGAGCGTGTCGGTCCACGCCGGGCCAACCACGGTGACAATCGAGATTGGCGACACCGGAAGCGGGATCGGCCCCGACCTCATCGACCACGTGTTCGATCCCTGGGTGACCACCAAAGCCGAGGAACGGGGCACCGGCCTCGGCCTCAGCATCACGCGCAGCGTCGTCACGGAACATGGCGGGACCATCCGAGTCCGCAGCACGCCCGGAATAGGATCGGTGTTCACGGTTGAACTGCCCGTCGGCGCCGGTGCCACGCAATAGCGAGCGAGACATGCCTAACATCCTCATCGTGGACGATGATCGGGACACGTGCCAGTTCATTGCCGAACTGCTGTCGGCGCCCGGCCGTGATCTGGCCTACGAATCCGACCCGCGCGCGGCACTCGAGCGCGCGGCCCGCGAACCGTTTGACGCGGTGATCTCCGACATCAATCTAAATGCGGCGCAATCGGGACTCGACATCCTGAGGGCGGCCAAGAGCGCTAATCCGCGGTGTCAGGTGGTACTCATCAGCGGATTTGGCACGCTCGAGACCGCGATCGAGGCCGTGCGGGCTGGCGCGTTCGACTACATCAGCAAGCCATTCAACATCGCGCAGGTCAAGTCGGTCGTCGAGCGGGCCCTCGCGCAGGCGGCCTCGCCCGAGGAACGCCCGCGCGACGCGCGTGTAGCTCCCACGGGTCTCATCGGCCGCTCGGCCGAGATGCTCGACGTCTACAAGCAGATTGCGCACGCGGCCGACGCGGCGGCGCCGGTCCTGATCGTTGGCGAGAGCGGAACGGGAAAGGAGCTGGTGGCCAAGGCCATTCACGGGCACGGCCGCCGGGCGGCCCGTCCCTTCGTCGCGATCAACTGCGGTGCCATTGCCGAGACGCTTCTTGAGTCGGAACTGTTTGGTCACATGCGCGGGTCGTTTACCGGCGCCGTCGCCGATTCGAAGGGTCTGCTCGAACAGGCCCACGGCGGCACCGTGTTTCTCGACGAGGTCGGCGAGACGTCGGCCGCGTTACAGGTGAAGCTGCTGCGCGCACTCGAGGAGGGCGAGATCCGGCCGGTCGGCGCCAACCGGGTCGTCAAGATCGATGTCCGCGTCGTCGCCGCCACCAACGTCGAACTCGAACAGGCGGTGGCCGCCGGACGGTTCAGGCAGGACCTGTACTACCGGCTGAGTGTCGTGGTGATCCGGGTTCCGCCGCTCCGCGACCGACGTGCTGACATCCCCCTGCTCGTCGACGAATTCCTGCGCAACTCCTGTGCACGCGCCGGCCGCGAACGGCGGCTCTCGGCCGCAGCGCTCGAGATGTTCCTCAATTACCGGTGGCCGGGAAACGTCCGCGAACTCGAAAACACGATCGAGCGCCTGGTGCTCTTCAGCCCGGGCACCGTCATCGAAGTGGGCGACCTGCCACCGACGATGGGCGGCAAGACGCCGGGGGTCGAGCAGCGGCTGTTCGCGGACCTGCCGACGCTGGACGAAGTCGAACGCCGCTACCTGGCGCACGTCCTCGACAGCGTGAAGGGCAACCGGACACGCGCCGCAGACGTCATGGGCATCGATCGCCGGACGCTCTACCGGATGGCCGAGCGGTTCGGCATTGACCTCAAGGACGAACCCGGACGACAGTAACGTAGACATCTTCTATGGGCCTCATCCTGACGAATGAAGAAAGTGTTCGTCACCCCGGCGCAAGCCGGGGTCCAGTCCTGGATTCCTGCGTTCGCTGGAACGACGGGTTGGAAGTGCCTCTTCCGGCGCCGTTTGCCGGCGAGAGCGCTCGGCGGTTTGAGACGGAGCTTCGCTAGAGGTCTGGAGTTGCAGTGGAATTCAAGGACTACTACGCCACGCTCGGGGTCACGAAGTCGTCGACCGGCAAGGAGATCAAGCAGGCGTACCGCAAGCTGGCCCGCAAGTTCCATCCGGATGTCAATCCGGGAGACAAAGCCTCCGAGACGCGGTTCAAACAGGTGAACGAGGCGTACGAGGTGCTCGGCGACCCGGAAAAGCGACGCAAGTACGACGAACTCGGCGCCAACTGGCGCCAGTACGAACAAGCCGAACAACAGGGCGGCGCGTCGCCCTTTGGCGGCGCCGGGTGGGGATTTGGCGCGGGTGGCGCCCGCGGCGGCGTGCGCACGATGACCGAGGAGGAGATGCGGCAGGCCTTCGGAGAAGCCGATCCGTTCTCGGACTTCTTCCACGCGTTTTTTGGCGGCAGACCCGAGGCCGCGTCCTCGTCGCCGCGACCGGGCCGCGCCGCCAAGCCGCGGCGGGGACGCGACGTCGAACAGGACCTCGACCTGACGCTCGAGCAGGCCTGCCACGGCGTGACGCGCCGGCTCACCCTCAAGCACGACGGTCATGCCCGTACCGTCGATGTGCGCATCCCGGCGGGCGTCGCTGATGGCTCTCGCGTCAGGGTGGCCGGCGAAGGCGAACACGGCGTCGGCTCGGCGGCATCCGGCGACCTGTTCCTGCGCGTCCACGTCCAACCGCACAAGCGGTTCGAACGCAAAGGACGTGATCTCCACACCACGATTCAGGTGGCGGTGACCACGGCCGTGCTTGGGGGCGAAGCCGAAGTCCTCTCCCTCGACGGACACGCGCTCCGGTTGAAGATCCCACCGTCCACCCAGAATGGACAGGTGTTCAGGCTGAAAGGTCACGGCATGCCAGCCGTCGGGAAGCCCGATGACCGCGGTGACGTGTACGCCACGGTCGTCATCCGGCTTCCCCGCTCGCTGACGCCCGAACAGCACGCACTCTACGAGAAACTGGCCCGACTGGAGGACAGCCCGACGACGTCGTCGGCTGATCAGACATAGATGAACTTGAATCGATTTACGGAAAAGGCACAAGAAGCCATCCTCGGCGCGCAGCAGTCGGCCGAGCAGGCGAATCATCCTCAGGTTGAACCCGAACACCTGTTGACGTCACTGGTCGAACAGGCCGATGGCGTCGTGCCGGATGTGCTGCGTCAGATTGGCGCCGATCCGCGACAGGTGGCGGCCACGCTCCACGCCGCGCTCGGCCGCCTGCCCCAGGCGCACGGCAGCGCGACGCGGGGCGTCTCGCCCAGACTCCAGAGCGTGCTCACGGCTGCACAGCGCGAAGCCGAGCAGATGAAGGACGAGTACGTCAGCACCGAGCACCTGCTGTTGGCGGTGGCCGGCGAGACCGGACGGACCGACGCGGGCAAGGTACTGAAGGCGCTTGGTGCGTCGCGCGACCGGATCCTGGAAGTCCTCCAGACGATCCGCGGATCGCAGCGTGTCACCGACCAGAATCCGGAAGGCAAGTACCAGGCTCTTCAGCGCTATGGACGGGATCTGACTGAACTGGCGCGCGCCGGTAAGCTCGATCCCGTCATCGGCCGAGACGACGAAGTGCGCCGGGTGATCCAGGTGCTCTCGCGCCGCACGAAGAACAACCCGGTGCTCATCGGCGAGCCCGGGGTGGGCAAGACGGCGATTGTCGAGGGGCTGGCGCAGCGCATCATCCGCGGCGACGTGCCCGAAGGCCTGAAGAACAAGCGCATTGTCGGGCTCGACATGGGCGCACTGGTCGCGGGGGCGAAATACCGCGGCGAATTCGAAGAGCGGCTGAAGGCCGTGCTCAAGGAGATCACCGACTCCCAGGGCCAGGTGGTGCTGTTTATCGACGAACTGCATACCGTCGTCGGGGCGGGCGCCGCCGAAGGCTCCATCGACGCGTCGAACATGCTCAAGCCGATGCTGGCCCGCGGCGAGCTGCACACCATCGGCGCCACGACGCTCGATGAATACCGGAAGTACATCGAAAAGGACGCAGCGCTCGAACGCCGCTTCCAGCCCGTCATGGTCAACGAGCCGACTGTCGACGACACGATCAGCATCCTGCGCGGCCTGCGCGAGCGGTACGAGATTCACCATGGCGTCCGGCTCAAGGATACCGCCCTGGTGGCGGCCGCCGTCCTGTCGCACCGCTACATCGCCGATCGCTTCCTGCCGGACAAAGCCATCGATCTGGTCGACGAGGCGGCGTCGAAGCTGCGGATGGAAATCGACTCGATGCCGGCCGAGCTCGACGAAGCCGAGCGGCGAATCATGCAACTGGAAATCGAAGCGCAGGCGTTACGGAAAGAAACCGATGCGCCCTCGGTCGACCGTTTGTCGAAACTCGAACGTGAGCTGGCGGATCTGAAAGAGTCGCGCGACCGGCTTCGGACGCATTGGGGGCAGGAGAAGGACGCCATCCAGGCTGCGCGAACGCAGAAGCAGGAACTCGAACATCTGCGCCACGCCATCGAGGCCGCTCAGCGATCCGGCGACTTCGCCACCGCGTCGGAACTCCAGTATGGCCGCGTGCCTGAGGCCGAGCGGCGAATCCGGCAAGCCGAAGAGCGGCTGGCAGACCTGCAACGCGACGCGCGGATGCTCAAGGAAGAGGTCGACGAGGAAGACATCGCCGAAGTCGTCGGCAAGTGGACGGGCATCCCGGTCAGCCGCCTGATGGAAGGCGAGGTCGAGAAGCTCATCAAGATGGAAGAACGCCTGCACCGGCGCGTCGTGGGACAAGACGAGGCGATCACGGCCGTCTCGAACGCCATTCGTCGCGCACGCGCAGGCCTGCAGGATCCCAACCGCCCGCTTGGCAGCTTCCTGTTCCTCGGCCCCACAGGCGTCGGCAAGACCGAACTGGCTCGCGCCCTGGCGGAGTTCCTGTTCGACGACGAGCAGGCGATGATCCGGATCGACATGTCGGAGTATCAGGAGAAACACACCGTATCGCGGATGCTCGGGGCGCCTCCCGGATACATCGGCTATGAGGAAGCCGGCCAGTTGACCGAAGCGGTTCGCCGGCGTCCGTACGCCGTCGTGCTGCTCGACGAAATCGAGAAGGCCCACGCCGATGTGCTCAATGTCCTGCTGCAGTTGCTCGACGATGGGCGGCTCACCGACGGCAAGGGACGCACCGTGGACTTCAAGAACACCGTGGTCATCATGACGTCGAACATCGGAAGCCAGTTCATCGCGGAGAGGCCGGGACGATCCGACGACGATCTTGAAGACGGCACGCGCCGG
This sequence is a window from Acidobacteriota bacterium. Protein-coding genes within it:
- the clpB gene encoding ATP-dependent chaperone ClpB: MNLNRFTEKAQEAILGAQQSAEQANHPQVEPEHLLTSLVEQADGVVPDVLRQIGADPRQVAATLHAALGRLPQAHGSATRGVSPRLQSVLTAAQREAEQMKDEYVSTEHLLLAVAGETGRTDAGKVLKALGASRDRILEVLQTIRGSQRVTDQNPEGKYQALQRYGRDLTELARAGKLDPVIGRDDEVRRVIQVLSRRTKNNPVLIGEPGVGKTAIVEGLAQRIIRGDVPEGLKNKRIVGLDMGALVAGAKYRGEFEERLKAVLKEITDSQGQVVLFIDELHTVVGAGAAEGSIDASNMLKPMLARGELHTIGATTLDEYRKYIEKDAALERRFQPVMVNEPTVDDTISILRGLRERYEIHHGVRLKDTALVAAAVLSHRYIADRFLPDKAIDLVDEAASKLRMEIDSMPAELDEAERRIMQLEIEAQALRKETDAPSVDRLSKLERELADLKESRDRLRTHWGQEKDAIQAARTQKQELEHLRHAIEAAQRSGDFATASELQYGRVPEAERRIRQAEERLADLQRDARMLKEEVDEEDIAEVVGKWTGIPVSRLMEGEVEKLIKMEERLHRRVVGQDEAITAVSNAIRRARAGLQDPNRPLGSFLFLGPTGVGKTELARALAEFLFDDEQAMIRIDMSEYQEKHTVSRMLGAPPGYIGYEEAGQLTEAVRRRPYAVVLLDEIEKAHADVLNVLLQLLDDGRLTDGKGRTVDFKNTVVIMTSNIGSQFIAERPGRSDDDLEDGTRRQVMDALRAHFRPEFLNRVDEIVFFHRLSRAHLIQIVDILLRGLVQRLERRKIRLELTDKARNLLVEEGFDPSYGARPLKRTIQRKLLDPLALQILEGRFGDGEIIRVEAAGDDLAFSESTP
- a CDS encoding sigma-54 dependent transcriptional regulator codes for the protein MPNILIVDDDRDTCQFIAELLSAPGRDLAYESDPRAALERAAREPFDAVISDINLNAAQSGLDILRAAKSANPRCQVVLISGFGTLETAIEAVRAGAFDYISKPFNIAQVKSVVERALAQAASPEERPRDARVAPTGLIGRSAEMLDVYKQIAHAADAAAPVLIVGESGTGKELVAKAIHGHGRRAARPFVAINCGAIAETLLESELFGHMRGSFTGAVADSKGLLEQAHGGTVFLDEVGETSAALQVKLLRALEEGEIRPVGANRVVKIDVRVVAATNVELEQAVAAGRFRQDLYYRLSVVVIRVPPLRDRRADIPLLVDEFLRNSCARAGRERRLSAAALEMFLNYRWPGNVRELENTIERLVLFSPGTVIEVGDLPPTMGGKTPGVEQRLFADLPTLDEVERRYLAHVLDSVKGNRTRAADVMGIDRRTLYRMAERFGIDLKDEPGRQ
- a CDS encoding J domain-containing protein yields the protein MRQAFGEADPFSDFFHAFFGGRPEAASSSPRPGRAAKPRRGRDVEQDLDLTLEQACHGVTRRLTLKHDGHARTVDVRIPAGVADGSRVRVAGEGEHGVGSAASGDLFLRVHVQPHKRFERKGRDLHTTIQVAVTTAVLGGEAEVLSLDGHALRLKIPPSTQNGQVFRLKGHGMPAVGKPDDRGDVYATVVIRLPRSLTPEQHALYEKLARLEDSPTTSSADQT
- a CDS encoding ATP-binding protein yields the protein MRSLRVRVAVFVAVAVAAVISVTTYFELRQFDRVVESELREAGRLTAMAVADDLELREGPLRADDLARHLHEFIDAAPEIHSVSVVTMTPSGPSMFASTAATTADDALEVGRLAIERRDLVWGSQASAIRCLAVPLMREGRLFGSVAVSVSFGSLDRLRTTGRTLAFWATLVAWAILFILIELLARSYILRPISRIRETMRDAGEGRMSVRVPVDRQDELGAIAAGLNQMLVQIETLHGSLQRRVADATNELSARNRDLVDMYQQMFRLREELGRTQQLAAVGETASVVAHQVGTPLNLISGHIQVLIEEQGPDSPVTRRLQIAEEQIRKVTATVRGLLARSRHPIEREMVDLAALIRRMCTLIQPAIEAASIALTLDCDVVPGVQADALQLELALLNLISNALDAMPSGGQLSVSVHAGPTTVTIEIGDTGSGIGPDLIDHVFDPWVTTKAEERGTGLGLSITRSVVTEHGGTIRVRSTPGIGSVFTVELPVGAGATQ